A single window of Nicotiana sylvestris chromosome 3, ASM39365v2, whole genome shotgun sequence DNA harbors:
- the LOC104224859 gene encoding putative methylesterase 14, chloroplastic — protein MGNRFICMAKKENERNGVGSRSKRMERSKRRSLVEEELLHRQALAMAIQQHQLSQRFEGSMSRRIGSTSSRRRTDSSDPAPNSTQQLPEFLESIKTKKFVLVHGEGFGAWCWYKNIALLEETGLLPTAIDLTGSGIELTDTKNVTTLAEYSKPLIDYLENLPEDEKVILVGHSVGGACVSYALELYPQKIAKAVFICATMISDGQRPFDVFSEELGSAELFMQESKFLIYGNGKEKPPTGFMFKKEQMHGLYFNQSPAKDVALAMVSMRPIPLGPIMEKLSLTPEKYGTSRRFYIQTLDDRALSPDVQEKLVRENPPEGVFKIKGSDHCPFFSKPQSLHKILVEIAQIP, from the exons ATGGGAAATCGATTTATTTGCATGgcgaaaaaggaaaatgaaaggaATGGAGTAGGGTCAAGGAGTAAAAGAATGGAGAGATCAAAGAGGAGATCATTAGTAGAAGAAGAGTTATTGCATAGACAAGCTTTGGCAATGGCGATTCAGCAGCATCAATTGTCTcaaagatttgaggggtcaatgtCTAGACGTATTGGATCCACTAGTTCTCGCCGTCGCACTGATTCTTCTGATCCCGCACCCAATTCTACGCAGCAG TTACCAGAATTTTTGGAGAGCATCAAGACAAAGAAGTTCGTTTTGGTACACGGAGAAGGATTTGGAGCTTGGTGTTGGTACAAAAATATTGCTCTATTGGAGGAAACTGGATTGCTGCCCACGGCCATAGATCTCACTGGATCTGGGATCGAGCTAACAGATACAAAAAATGTTACAACACTGGCGGAATACTCCAAACCATTGATTGATTATCTGGAGAACTTGCCGGAGGATGAAAAG GTAATTTTGGTAGGTCACAGTGTTGGAGGTGCTTGTGTTTCCTATGCTTTGGAGCTTTACCCACAGAAAATTGCCAAAGCAGTATTTATATGTGCTACAATGATATCTGATGGACAGAGGCCTTTTGATGTGTTTTCCGAAGAG CTTGGGTCTGCAGAGCTTTTCATGCAGGAGTCTAAGTTTTTAATTTATGGAAACGGTAAAGAGAAGCCTCCTACTGGCTTCATGTTTAAGAAGGAGCAGATGCATGGACTATATTTCAATCAATCTCCTGCAAAG GATGTTGCTCTGGCGATGGTATCGATGAGACCAATTCCTCTTGGTCCAATAATGGAGAAGCTATCGTTGACACCTGAAAAATATGGAACAAGTCGTAGATTTTATATCCAGACATTGGATGATCGTGCTCTTTCACCAGATGTCCAAGAAAAGCTTGTGAGGGAAAACCCTCCTGAAGGTGTCTTCAAGATCAAAGGCAGTGACCATTGTCCCTTCTTTTCGAAGCCACAGTCGCTGCATAAAATTTTGGTTGAGATTGCTCAGATTCCATAG
- the LOC104224927 gene encoding NAC domain-containing protein 40-like, protein MEHLKFEEGFRFRPTDSEGLTFLLRFVAGQEMHDSGFITTNVDVYGKQEPWEIYDSGVPCGDDEDNSSYRYFITKLKKKSNARYHRSVGNKGTWKQDNKGKPVHYKNMGNSSSVVNIGSKTSLSYKNKKFYPEDQKDGHWLMKEYELSKVILHKFDQDRRDYVLCAIKKLKHVNSSSETSTITTLNNVSEGTDEVTSSVDDLLATNNCKGYYNLEHSETLAFQESMVMNNSVFEPLQVVAEPAEFPDYLYQWDGPELNQILDGVPEVDVAVDIVEPLPAAAEPTEATYTYGQHSVEATARYDPSMPDMSINSAHIEHSKVANMSQMNLMSFDQSVPEDVLGLDPWDIMDSNELNRMLEDVSECCPDGC, encoded by the coding sequence ATGGAACACTTAAAGTTCGAGGAGGGATTTCGTTTTCGCCCCACAGATTCAGAAGGACTTACGTTCTTGTTGAGATTCGTCGCTGGACAAGAGATGCATGATTCTGGATTTATTACCACTAACGTTGATGTCTATGGCAAACAAGAACCTTGGGAGATTTACGACAGCGGAGTACCCTGTGGTGATGATGAGGACAACAGTAGTTATCGCTACTTTATCACaaagttgaagaagaaaagcAACGCGAGGTATCATCGTTCTGTCGGAAACAAGGGAACTTGGAAACAGGACAACAAGGGCAAACCAGTTCACTACAAAAATATGGGGAACTCATCTTCAGTGGTTAATATTGGATCCAAGACGAGTTTGTCTTACAAGAATAAAAAGTTTTACCCTGAAGATCAGAAAGACGGACATTGGCTGATGAAGGAGTACGAGCTTTCTAAGGTTATTCTTCACAAGTTCGACCAAGACCGTAGAGATTATGTTCTCTGCGCCATCAAGAAGCTGAAGCACGTTAACAGTTCATCCGAAACTTCCACAATCACGACGTTGAATAATGTTTCCGAAGGAACTGATGAGGTAACGAGTTCTGTTGATGACCTGTTGGCTACTAATAATTGCAAGGGTTATTATAATCTGGAACACTCTGAAACGTTGGCTTTTCAAGAATCAATGGTGATGAATAATAGTGTTTTTGAACCATTACAAGTAGTGGCCGAACCAGCTGAATTTCCTGATTACTTGTATCAATGGGATGGACCGGAATTAAATCAGATATTAGATGGTGTACCCGAGGTTGATGTAGCAGTGGATATTGTTGAGCCATTACCAGCAGCAGCGGAACCTACAGAGGCGACTTATACTTATGGGCAACATTCTGTTGAAGCCACAGCCAGATATGATCCTTCGATGCCAGATATGAGCATCAATTCAGCGCATATTGAACATTCAAAAGTGGCTAATATGTCTCAAATGAATTTGATGAGCTTTGATCAGTCAGTGCCCGAAGATGTGCTTGGCTTGGATCCATGGGATATAATGGACTCGAATGAGTTAAATCGGATGTTAGAAGATGTATCTGAGTGTTGTCCAGATGGATGCTGA